A genomic window from Thunnus thynnus chromosome 12, fThuThy2.1, whole genome shotgun sequence includes:
- the LOC137194278 gene encoding homeodomain-interacting protein kinase 1-like: protein MAERLLTTISSMTRNKNLFELPGKYEFMKVLGQGGFGVVLKCLKKDTKDIVAVKIPRHDHDYNATDIKEFCMLKKLMHHNLDKYNIVKFYDWFEVRNGKALVFESLDISLDKYIYYHHPLCLSKIRVIIQQLATAFDALKRIRVIHTDVKPDNIMVVNRWTNPLRVKLIDFGLAMPTTQTWTGMRLQTVYFRAPEIILGLPFSEAIDMWSLGGVLAAMILGYILFPAKDEYEAMRFMTELLGQPADDLLRKGRKTHSFFNKTDTDGWRLMTPEEYWGKFHQPHIDHRKFKHPSLDYLKQIRQEDSCDEAVDWEKCTELLKAMLKINEAERITPSEVLTHPFIAQDCNNSRNEAPEAAAAQPSQTQTQTQTESESEVPAEKTTVDERTRGALSPTSTQRPLSQESAIRSEVLASASEHPVCDPPAPALTDEATNIHPNHHSRSPKISRTVIIMVRPATAENTVALESEESDTSSQSWMSESSLEVSDSDMSWTSEDSTTSDDSGTTEEEDKKMKKKKKKNCFRRFFSWMKKNFCCCWTSVEEDD, encoded by the exons atggcagaaagacTATTGACGACAATCTCATCCATGACCCGTAATAAGAACCTCTTCGAACTCCCTGGAAAATATGAATTCATGAAGGTTTTGGGACAAGGTGGCTTTGGAGTGGTGCTGAAATGTCTGAAGAAAGACACTAAAGACATTGTGGCTGTAAAGATCCCAAGACACGACCACGACTACAACGCTACTGACATCAAGGAG TTTTGTATGCTGAAGAAGTTGATGCACCACAACTTGGACAAATACAATATTGTCAAGTTTTATGATTGGTTTGAGGTGAGGAATGGAAAGGCGCTGGTCTTCGAGTCGTTGGACATCAGCTtagacaaatacatttactaTCATCACCCATTATGTCTGAGTAAAATCAGAGTCATCATCCAACAG TTGGCCACAGCATTCGACGCACTCAAGAGAATCAGAGTGATCCATACCGATGTCAAACCAGACAATATAATGGTGGTGAATCGCTGGACTAATCCCCTCAGAGTCAAGCTGATAGACTTCGGCTTGGCCATGCCCACAACTCAAACCTGGACGGGCATGAGATTGCAGACAGTTTACTTCAG GGCTCCGGAAATCATTTTGGGCCTTCCATTTTCGGAGGCCATTGATATGTGGTCACTGGGAGGTGTGCTGGCTGCCATGATCCTCGGCTATATACTGTTCCCTGCAAAAGATGAATATGAAGCA ATGCGATTCATGACTGAACTCCTGGGTCAGCCAGCGGACGATCTACTGAGGAAGggaaggaaaacacacagttttttcAACAAGACTGACACCGACGGCTGGAGGCTGATG ACACCTGAAGAGTACTGGGGAAAATTTCATCAGCCTCACATTGACCACAGGAAGTTCAAACATCCCTCTCTGGATTACTTGAAACAG ATTCGTCAAGAGGATAGCTGTGATGAAGCTGTGGATTGGGAGAAATGTACTGAGCTTCTGAAGGCAATGCTCAAAATAAATGAGGCTGAGAGGATTACCCCCAGTGAAGTCCTCACTCATCCTTTCATTGCACAGGACTGCAACAACTCTCG CAATGAAGCTCCAGAGGCAGCAGCTGCTCAACCCAGCCAGACCCAGACCCAGACCCAGACCGAGTCCGAGTCCGAAGTGCCAGCGGAGAAGACCACGGTAGATGAGAG GACACGTGGAGCCCTCAGTCCAACTTCCACACAGCGGCCGTTAAGTCAGGAGAGCGCAATCAG AAGTGAGGTGCTAGCTTCAGCCAGTGAGCACCCTGTTTGTGACCCTCCTGCCCCTGCTCTGACGGATGAAGCCACCAACATCCACCCAAACCACCACAGTCGCTCTCCAAAAATTTCACGGACGGTCATAATTATGGTTCGTCCTGCCACAGCCGAGAACACCGTGGCACTGGAAAGTGAGGAGAGTGACACCAG ttcGCAGTCTTGGATGTCAGAGTCTTCGCTGGAAGTCAGTGACAGTGACATGTCTTGGACATCTGAGGACTCCACCACATCTG ATGACTCCGGgaccacagaggaggaggacaagaagatgaagaagaagaagaagaagaactgctTCCGGCGCTTCTTCTCTTGGATGAAGAAGAatttttgctgctgctggaccAGTGTCGAAGAGGACGATTAA